The DNA segment TTAATAATCTAATCAACAATATATATGCATTTCCAAATTCATGTGTACCACAAATAACTAATTCTCCATGAATCTCAGAAACTTAGGGGAAATAGAAAGCTGGTGCCATACCTGAAACTGGACAAAATCTGCCTTAACTTCTCTCTGGCAAGCCAACTTGGTCAAAGAGCTAGCGAAGTTCTCAGTCTCCCTTGGATCAATATCAATGCAAACAAGCTTCTCGCCACACGACTGACACACACCCGCCTCATCCATCTCAGTCCTTACCACCTTCCATTTCCCCTTCCCCAGCCACCCTTGCCCATGCCAACCCCCTCCCCCTTTGACAACCCCTTCCCTCACCTTCCCCACATCCCAATTCTCCTCCCCAACTCCTGCAGCATCTTCGGAATTGAACCATCGTTCAACAACCTCAGCAGTTGATTCTGAGACCTGCCTCACGGATGCTCGCAAGCGGTGCACCATCTCATACACCCGGTCCACCCGCCGCGACTCCACACTAAGCCCAAGGAGAGCACAGAGCTCAGGTTCTTCAGCAACCACACCGGATTCCATCATGTGGGCATCGACCTCATATGCTCTATCCGCATCCCCCTTCTTACAAAACCCAAACAGTGGTGGTCCATACGACCTCAACTTGGGGGGAATACCACAACTCTTCATCTGCTTCACCAAATTAAACGCCATTTCCGGGTCCTCCATCGCACAGGCCAACCTCGCCGCACTAGTAAATGTAGCCTCGTTAGGCTCAATCCCATCAACACCCATTTGcttaaaaatctcaaaacctctctTCAACGCCAAATTCACCACATTCTCATCCCCATTCGACCCTGAACAAGAGCACAAATACAATAAAACGTTGTAATGGTGCTGGCTAAGCGGAACCCCTCGACTCCTAGCCTCATCATAAAGGCGAAGAGCTTCCACAACATCACCGCGCTTGGAACACATATCTAGTTTAAATCTGAGCACTCCTTCAGGCGATTCTCGCCTGGCCTTCTTCCTGGCTTTGTTGGACATTGTTTCTGCTACTGCTGATGATTCAGGAATATATTTATTGGTTGCAGAGAGAGCTAAATTCGAGAAATGCGCTGATTTGTTCATAAAAATGCGAACTTTGATGTAGGGACTGTAGGTAGTGGGTTTAAAATGGTGATGAGAACATCCGTAGAGAAGTGAGCGTAGGCGAGTATGGCCGACATGACAAAGTATTGGGGTTTTggcaaagaaaaaggaaagaccACCGGCGCGCGTCAGCATCACTGCCGATGATTGTTCCTCCTCTATTTCAAATAGATGCGCAGAGAGCTTGAAAggtgaaaaaacaaacaactaatGGCCTGTTTggattaaaggaaaagaaaagaaattgtgaGCAAGGAGGGTGATAGTGGTAAGGGATAAACCCTAGACCTCAGAGAGCTTCTCCACCGGCTCTCCTCCAATTCCAGTTGGTGGTTTTGTAGGGATGCAATTCGGCGGGTTGGACCGGGTTGAGAGTCTCGGATGAGGTCTGACCCAACCCAGTACTCAACCcgaactaaattttttttttcttttcatttcaatatctttttatttaattgtttatttCACGACTAAATATcgatttaatttgatttttatgaatttgaaGATGAGGAAATTAGA comes from the Vitis vinifera cultivar Pinot Noir 40024 chromosome 12, ASM3070453v1 genome and includes:
- the LOC100252019 gene encoding proteinaceous RNase P 1, chloroplastic/mitochondrial isoform X2 — translated: MLTRAGGLSFFFAKTPILCHVGHTRLRSLLYGCSHHHFKPTTYSPYIKVRIFMNKSAHFSNLALSATNKYIPESSAVAETMSNKARKKARRESPEGVLRFKLDMCSKRGDVVEALRLYDEARSRGVPLSQHHYNVLLYLCSCSGSNGDENVVNLALKRGFEIFKQMGVDGIEPNEATFTSAARLACAMEDPEMAFNLVKQMKSCGIPPKLRSYGPPLFGFCKKGDADRAYEVDAHMMESGVVAEEPELCALLGLSVESRRVDRVYEMVHRLRASVRQVSESTAEVVERWFNSEDAAGVGEENWDVGKVREGVVKGGGGWHGQGWLGKGKWKVVRTEMDEAGVCQSCGEKLVCIDIDPRETENFASSLTKLACQREVKADFVQFQEWLQRHGPFDAVVDGANVSLINQKSFSFFELNSVVNRLRQISPSKRLPLVILHRSRVTGGPAQNPNNKKLIESWKKSGALYATPAGSNDDWYWLYAAVNCNCLLVTNDEMRDHLFQLLGTSFFPRWKEKHQMKFSICQS
- the LOC100252019 gene encoding proteinaceous RNase P 1, chloroplastic/mitochondrial isoform X1, translated to MLTRAGGLSFFFAKTPILCHVGHTRLRSLLYGCSHHHFKPTTYSPYIKVRIFMNKSAHFSNLALSATNKYIPESSAVAETMSNKARKKARRESPEGVLRFKLDMCSKRGDVVEALRLYDEARSRGVPLSQHHYNVLLYLCSCSGSNGDENVVNLALKRGFEIFKQMGVDGIEPNEATFTSAARLACAMEDPEMAFNLVKQMKSCGIPPKLRSYGPPLFGFCKKGDADRAYEVDAHMMESGVVAEEPELCALLGLSVESRRVDRVYEMVHRLRASVRQVSESTAEVVERWFNSEDAAGVGEENWDVGKVREGVVKGGGGWHGQGWLGKGKWKVVRTEMDEAGVCQSCGEKLVCIDIDPRETENFASSLTKLACQREVKADFVQFQEWLQRHGPFDAVVDGANVSLINQKSFSFFELNSVVNRLRQISPSKRLPLVILHRSRVTGGPAQNPNNKKLIESWKKSGALYATPAGSNDDWYWLYAAVNCNCLLVTNDEMRDHLFQLLGTSFFPRWKEKHQVRLTITRRGPVLHMPPPYSIVIQESEQGSWHVPTVTGDDLETPRQWLCATRTRKNHRHPQHLE